The window CTCAGCGATCCGGATAGTTTCTGGGCCGAGGCCGCTGAAGATGTGCACTGGATCAAGCACTGGGACAAGGTCCTCGACGACAGCAACAAGCCGTTCTACCGCTGGTTTACCGGTGGCGAAGTCAACACTTGTTATAACGCGCTCGATCTGCACATCGAGGGCGGGCGCGGAGACCAGGCGGCGCTGATCTACGACAGCCCGGTCACCGGCAA of the Candidatus Methylomirabilota bacterium genome contains:
- the prpE gene encoding propionyl-CoA synthetase (catalyzes the formation of propionyl-CoA using propionate as a substrate; PrpE from Ralstonia solanacearum can produce acetyl-, propionyl-, butyryl- and acrylyl-coenzyme A, and Salmonella enterica produces propionyl- and butyryl-coenzyme A; not expressed in Escherichia coli when grown on propionate/minimal media; ATP-dependent), yielding MAKRDFQSVYDRSLSDPDSFWAEAAEDVHWIKHWDKVLDDSNKPFYRWFTGGEVNTCYNALDLHIEGGRGDQAALIYDSPVTG